In Citrus sinensis cultivar Valencia sweet orange chromosome 4, DVS_A1.0, whole genome shotgun sequence, one DNA window encodes the following:
- the LOC102626322 gene encoding TATA-binding protein-associated factor BTAF1 isoform X2, with the protein MFDPVWEVRHGSVMALREILTHHGASAGVFMPELGPDGALNVEFKDKDSITMKREREIDLNVQVPADEPEPLLKKMKFEDAPPPLMDTMVSPVNCDGCNISIKVDDSGCNLPAGSVNGQLDLSSVKVEPESNLDGLSHPSKEAIDILEPRGQSGEKGDFLNSETLKNLPENSELMNWLKLARHSWQKNCEFLQDCAIRFLCILSLDRFGDYVSDQVVAPVRETCAQALGAAFKYMHPSLVYETLYILLQMQRRPEWEIRHGSLLGIKYLVAVRQEMLHGLLGYVLPACRAGLEDPDDDVRAVAADALIPTAAAIVALDGQTLHSIVMLLWDILLDLDDLSPSTSSVMNLLAEIYSQEEMIPKMVGATSKQEFDLNEVVRADDVGEGRDFQANPYMLSMLAPRLWPFMRHSITSVRHSAIRTLERLLEAGYKRMIAESSGGSFWPSFILGDTLRIVFQNLLLESNEEILQCSDRVWRLLVQSPVEDLEAAGGKFMSSWIELATTPFGSSLDATKMFWPVALPRKSHFKAAAKMRAVKLENDSSGSVDLPQERNGDTSTNSVKITVGSDLEMSVTNTRVVTASALGIFASKLHEGSIQFVIDPLWNALTSFSGVQRQVAAMVFISWFKEIKSEELPGSAAVLPNLPGHLKQWLLDLLACSDPTYPTKDSLLPYAELSRTYGKMRNEASQLLRAMETSGMFTEMLSANEIDVESLSADNAISFASKLQLLGSNSDGSESLSRQMLDDIESIKQRMLTTSGYLKCVQSNLHVTVSALVAAAVVWMSELPARLNPIILPLMASIKREQEEKLQEKAAEALAELIADCIARKPSPNDKLIKNICSLTSMDPCETPQAAAMGSMEIIDDQDFLSFGSSTGKQKSRAHMLAGGEDRSRVEGFISRRGSELALRHLCGKFGVSLFDKLPKLWDCLTEVLIPDGPSNKKKIILAIESVRDPQILINNIQLVRSIAPMLDEALKPKLLTLLPCIFKCVCHSHVSVRLAASRCITSMAKSMTINVMAAVVENAIPMLGDMTSVHARQGAGMLISLLVQGLGAELVPYAPLLVVPLLRCMSDCDQSVRQSVTRSFASLVPLLPLARGVSPPTGLTEGLSRNAEDAQFLEQLLDNSHIDDYKLGTELKVTLRRYQQEGINWLAFLKRFKLHGILCDDMGLGKTLQASAIVASDIAERRASNSIEEIHPSLIICPSTLVGHWAFEIEKFIDVSLMSTLQYVGSAQDRIALREQFDKHNVIITSYDVVRKDADYLGQLLWNYCILDEGHIIKNSKSKITVAVKQLKAAHRLILSGTPIQNNITDLWSLFDFLMPGFLGTERQFQATYGKPLVAARDSKCSAKDAEAGVLAMEALHKQVMPFLLRRTKDEVLSDLPEKIIQDRYCDLSAVQLKLYEKFSGSQAKQEISGMVKVDESADKGEGNNVSAKASTHVFQALQYLLKLCSHPLLVLGDKIPESLLCHLSELFPGSSDIISELHKLHHSPKLVALQEIMDECGIGVDGSSSENAVNVGQHRILIFAQHKAFLDIIERDLFQTHMKSVTYLRLDGSVESERRFDIVKAFNSDPTIDALLLTTHVGGLGLNLTSADTLVFMEHDWNPMRDHQAMDRAHRLGQKKVVHVHRLIMRGTLEEKVMSLQRFKVSIANTVINAENASMKTMNTGQLLDLFASAETPKKGGGVSKLSDVDGDPKLMGTGKGLKAILGGLEELWDQSQYTEEYNLSQFLAKLNS; encoded by the exons ATGTTTGATCCTG TTTGGGAGGTTCGCCATGGGAGCGTTATGGctttaagagaaattttaaCCCATCATGGTGCTTCTGCTGGAGTGTTTATGCCTGAGTTGGGTCCAGATGGAGCACTAAATGTTGAATTTAAAGACAAAGACTCAATTAcaatgaagagagagagagaaattgatttgaatgtGCAAGTTCCAGCTGATGAGCCAGAGCCCCTTCTAAAAAAGATGAAGTTTGAAGATGCACCCCCTCCCTTGATGGATACGATGGTGTCTCCTGTGAATTGTGATGGCTGTAATATCAGCATAAAGGTTGACGATAGTGGTTGCAATCTACCTGCAGGGTCAGTCAATGGGCAACTTGATCTTAGTTCTGTTAAGGTGGAGCCAGAATctaatcttgatggtttatcCCATCCATCCAAAGAAGCTATTGACATATTAGAGCCAAGGGGACAATCTGGGGAGAAGGGGGACTTTCTAAATTCTGAAACCCTGAAAAATCTTCCTGAAAACAGTGAGCTTATGAACTGGTTGAAACTAGCTAGGCATTCTTGGCAGAAAAACTGTGAATTTCTTCAAGATTGTGCAATTCGTTTCTTATGTATATTATCACTGGACCG TTTTGGAGATTATGTATCTGATCAGGTCGTTGCTCCTGTAAGGGAAACCTGTGCCCAAGCTTTAGGTGCTGCTTTTAAGTATATGCATCCTTCCTTAGTTTATGAGACATTGTATATCTTGTTGCAAATGCAG CGTAGACCAGAATGGGAAATTCGTCATGGTAGCCTTTTGGGCATCAAGTACTTGGTTGCTGTGCGACAG GAGATGCTGCATGGTCTACTAGGCTATGTTCTGCCTGCATGTAGAGCTGGGTTGGAGGACCCTGATGATGATGTTCGAGCAGTGGCTGCAGATGCTTTAATACCCACTGCAGCTGCTATCGTTGCTTTAGATGGTCAAACATTGCATTCAATTGTTATGCTACTTTGGGATATATTGCTCGATTTGGATGATCTAAGCCCGTCCACTAGTAG TGTGATGAATCTGTTGGCGGAAATCTACTCGCAGGAAGAGATGATTCCTAAAATGGTTGGGGCTACATCTAAACAGGAATTTGATCTAAATGAAGTAGTTCGTGCTGATGATGTTGGAGAAGGAAGAGATTTTCAGGCAAATCCTTACATGTTATCAATGCTGGCCCCTCGATTATGGCCATTTATGAGGCATAGCATAACATCAGTCCGCCATTCAGCTATTCGTACTTTG GAGCGACTTCTTGAAGCTGGTTACAAAAGGATGATTGCGGAGTCCTCAGGTGGTTCTTTTTGGCCATCTTTTATTTTGGGTGATACTCTTAGGATTGTTTTTCAGAATCTGCTGCTGGAATCAAATGAAGAAATTCTGCAGTGTTCAGATAGAGTTTGGAGACTGCTTGTTCAG AGCCCTGTCGAGGACTTGGAAGCTGCTGGTGGTAAATTTATGTCTTCCTGGATAGAACTTGCTACAACACCTTTTGGTTCATCATTAGATGCTACAAAAATGTTTTGGCCTGTAGCTCTTCCTCGAAAAAGTCATTTTAAAGCAGCAGCAAAAATGAGAGCTGTGAAGCTTGAAAATGATTCGTCTGGAAGTGTTGATCTTCCACAGGAAAGAAATGGAGATACTTCGACAAACTCAGTTAAGATAACTGTTGGTTCTGACTTGGAAATGTCGGTGACAAATACTCGAGTTGTAACTGCATCAGCATTGGGCATTTTTGCTTCTAAGTTGCATGAAGGATCTATACAGTTTGTAATTGACCCACTTTGGAATGCCCTTACCTCTTTCTCTGGGGTCCAGCGGCAG GTGGCGGCCATGGTTTTCATTTCCTGGTTCAAAGAGATCAAAAGCGAGGAACTTCCTGGATCTGCAGCAGTTTTGCCTAATCTTCCCGGTCATCTCAAACAGTGGTTGTTGGATTTGTTAGCATGCTCTGACCCTACGTACCCCACAAAAGATTCACTTCTTCCCTATGCTGAGCTTTCAAGAACGTATGGCAAGATGCGGAATGAAGCCAGCCAATTACTTCGTGCTATGGAGACATCTGGCATGTTTACAGAAATGTTGTCAGCAAATGAAATTGATGTGGAAAGCTTGAGTGCTGATAATGCAATCAGTTTTGCATCAAAACTGCAGCTATTAGGCAGTAATAGTGATGGCAGTGAATCTTTGAGTAGGCAAATGCTTGATGATATAGAATCGATAAAACAACGAATGTTGACAACTTCTGGATATTTAAAATGTGTTCAG AGTAATTTGCATGTTACTGTCTCCGCGTTAGTTGCAGCTGCAGTTGTCTGGATGTCAGAGCTTCCTGCTCGACTAAATCCAATTATTTTACCTTTGATGGCTTCAATCAAAAGAGAGCAG GAAGAAAAATTGCAGGAGAAGGCTGCTGAGGCACTTGCAGAACTTATTGCTGATTGTATAGCTCGTAAACCTAGtccaaatgataaattaatcaaGAATATTTGTAGTTTGACAAGTATGGATCCTTGTGAGACACCTCAAGCTGCAGCTATGGGTTCCATGGAGATAATTGATGATCAAGATTTTCTCTCCTTTGGGAGCAGTACAGGAAAACAGAAGTCAAGGGCTCACATGCTTGCTGGTGGTGAAGATCGGTCAAGAGTTGAAGGCTTTATTAGCAGAAGAGGGTCTGAGCTTGCATTGAGGCATTTGTGTGGGAAGTTTGGTGTTTCATTATTTGATAAGCTGCCAAAACTCTGGGACTGCCTTACTGAAGTTCTTATTCCAGATGGtccttcaaataaaaagaaaataatattagcCATCGAGTCTGTTAGGGATCCACAGatcttaataaataatatccaG CTTGTACGTTCCATTGCACCAATGCTAGATGAGGCATTAAAACCAAAGCTGCTTACACTTCTTCCATGCATTTTCAAATGTGTTTGTCATTCTCATGTCTCTGTTAGATTGGCTGCTTCCCGATGTATAACGTCAATGGCTAAATCAATGACCATAAATGTAATGGCAGCTGTAGTAGAAAATGCAATTCCCATGTTAGGGGATATGACCTCTGTTCATGCCAGACAAGGTGCCGGCATGCTTATTAGTTTGCTTGTTCAGGGATTGGGTGCGGAGCTTGTACCATACGCTCCTTTGTTAGTTGTTCCTCTTCTGAGGTGTATGAGTGATTGTGATCAGTCTGTTAGACAGAGCGTGACACGAAGTTTTGCATCTCTTGTACCACTACTTCCATTAGCAAGGGGTGTTTCACCACCTACTGGACTGACTGAAGGCTTATCTAGAAATGCTGAAGATGCACAGTTCTTGGAGCAGTTACTTGACAATTCCCATATCGATGACTACAAACTTGGCACTGAATTAAAAGTAACCTTGAGGAG GTACCAACAGGAAGGTATAAACTGGTTGGCATTTCTGAAACGTTTCAAGCTTCATGGAATCTTATGTGATGATATGGGGCTGGGAAAGACACTCCAAGCTTCGGCGATTGTAGCATCTGACATTGCAGAGCGGCGTGCTTCAAACAGTATTGAGGAGATTCATCcatctttaattatttgcCCCTCAACACTTGTTGGACACTGGGCATTTGAAATAGAGAAGTTCATTGATGTTTCTTTAATGAGTACTCTCCAATATGTTGGTTCAGCCCAAGATCGCATTGCTCTTAGAGAACAATTTGATAAGCATAATGTCATCATTACATCATATGATGTGGTCCGTAAAGATGCCGATTATCTTGGACAATTACTTTGGAATTACTGTATTCTTGACGAAGGGCATATCATCAAGAACTCCAAGTCTAAAATTACAGTTGCAGTAAAGCAGCTGAAAGCAGCACACCGACTAATACTTAGTGGAACACCCATTCAG AATAACATCACAGATTTGTGGTCCctttttgattttctaatgCCAGGGTTTCTTGGAACAGAGAGACAA TTCCAAGCTACTTATGGGAAGCCACTGGTGGCGGCTAGAGATTCTAAATGTTCTGCCAAAGATGCTGAAGCTGGGGTACTTGCCATGGAAGCATTGCATAAGCAG GTCATGCCGTTCCTACTCCGTCGGACAAAAGATGAAGTTCTTTCTGACCTTCCAGAAAAGATAATTCAGGACAGATACTGTGATCTGAGTGCTGTCCAATTAAAACTTTATGAAAAGTTTTCTGGTTCACAAGCAAAACAAGAAATTTCTGGCATGGTAAAAGTTGATGAGTCTGCAGATAAAGGAGAAGGGAATAATGTCTCAGCAAAAGCATCTACGCATGTTTTCCAG GCACTGCAGTACTTGCTAAAACTTTGTAGTCATCCATTGCTTGTCCTTGGGGACAAGATTCCTGAATCACTTTTATGCCATTTGTCAGAACTCTTTCCAGGAAGTTCTGACATCATTTCTGAACTACATAAGCTTCATCACTCTCCCAAATTAGTTGCTCTTCAGGAGATAATGGATGAGTGTGGAATAGGCGTGGATGGTTCTAGTTCTGAAAATGCTGTTAATGTTGGGCAGCAcagaattttgatatttgctCAGCATAAA GCCTTTCTAGACATTATTGAAAGAGATTTGTTTCAGACCCATATGAAGAG TGTAACCTACCTACGGCTAGATGGATCGGTTGAATCAGAAAGACGTTTTGATATAGTGAAGGCTTTTAATTCAGACCCTACTATTGATGCACTGCTTCTTACAACGCATG TTGGTGGCCTGGGATTGAACCTGACATCTGCTGACACCCTTGTTTTCATGGAGCATGACTGGAATCCTATGCGGGACCATCAG GCAATGGACAGAGCACACAGATTAGGGCAGAAAAAGGTCGTACATGTCCATCGTCTCATTATGCGCGGCACACTGGAAGAGAAAGTTATGAGCCTCCAACGGTTTAAAGTTTCTATTGCAAATACCGTAATTAATGCAGAGAATGCCAGCATGAAAACGATGAATACTGGCCAGTTGCTTGATTTATTCGCTTCTGCGGAAACGCCTAAAAAG GGTGGCGGGGTATCAAAGCTCTCTGATGTTGATGGAGATCCAAAATTAATGGGCACGGGAAAGGGATTGAAGGCCATTCTTGGTGGACTGGAAGAGCTATGGGATCAATCACAGTACACCGAAGAATACAACTTGAGCCAGTTTTTAGCAAAGCTCAACAGCTGA